One stretch of Plasmodium vivax chromosome 8, whole genome shotgun sequence DNA includes these proteins:
- a CDS encoding T-complex protein 1, epsilon subunit, putative (encoded by transcript PVX_095220A) — protein MNIAIDEYGQPFVILKEEEKKRIKGIEAHKSNILAAKVVADILKSSIGPRGMDKIIVSEDNNVTVTNDGATILEKIDIQHECAKLLVELSKSQDNEIGDGTTGVVIIAGVLLEEAYTLIDKGIHPLRIADGFENACNIALKAIEEIAITVDIEEKNNEMLKKLASTSLSSKIVSSKKDLLSNIVVDAVLSVADMKRKDVRFDLIKIEGKTGGLLEESTLIKGIVLNKELSHSQMIKEVKNAKIAILTCPFEPPKPKIKHKVNITNVDAFRDLQNIEKKYFYDMIDSLKKAGANFVICQWGFDDEANYLLLKENIPAIRWVGGVEMELIAIATGGKIIPRFEDIHESKLGKADLIREISHGTVNNPMVFIEGCSNTKAITILLRGGNQMMIEECERSVHDALCSVRNLIRDNRILPGGGASEIYAALAIENVADKCKGIEQYAIRAFGNALLSIPINLCNNMGLNSIDIISEIKTKILQEKKKNLGIDSLNYKVDDMIEKGIFETFNSKYNQFSLATQVVKMILKIDDVIAPNDFN, from the coding sequence ATGAACATCGCCATCGACGAGTACGGGCAACCGTTCGTGAtcctgaaggaggaggagaagaagcggaTCAAGGGAATCGAGGCGCACAAGAGTAATATCCTCGCGGCCAAGGTGGTGGCGGACATCCTGAAGAGCTCCATCGGACCGAGGGGAATGGACAAAATCATCGTCAGCGAGGATAACAATGTGACGGTTACAAACGACGGAGCAACGATActcgaaaaaattgacatcCAGCACGAGTGTGCAAAACTGTTGGTGGAACTATCAAAAAGTCAGGACAACGAAATTGGCGATGGGACCACCGGTGTTGTTATCATCGCGGGGGTCCTCCTAGAAGAAGCGTACACTTTGATAGATAAGGGGATTCACCCGCTACGTATCGCGGACGGATTCGAAAACGCGTGCAACATTGCTTTGAAGGCAATTGAAGAGATAGCCATAACAGTAGACATCGAGGAGAAAAACAacgaaatgttaaaaaagctAGCCAGCACTTCGCTAAGCTCCAAAATTGTGTCGAGCAAAAAGGACCTCCTATCAAACATCGTAGTAGATGCAGTCCTCTCCGTTGCAGATATGAAGAGGAAAGACGTCAGATTTGACTTAATCAAAattgaaggaaaaacaggAGGACTCTTAGAAGAGTCTACCCTAATCAAAGGAATCGTGCTGAACAAGGAACTCTCCCATTCGCAGATGATcaaagaagtgaaaaacgcaaaaattGCCATCCTAACCTGCCCATTCGAACCACCCAAGcccaaaataaaacacaagGTTAACATAACTAATGTAGATGCATTTAGGGACCTCCAAAATATTgagaagaaatatttttacgataTGATAGATTCGTTGAAGAAGGCAGGAGCCAATTTCGTCATATGCCAATGGGGCTTCGATGATGAAGCGAATTACCTCCTCTTGAAGGAAAACATCCCGGCCATCAGATGGGTAGGAGGCGTCGAAATGGAACTCATAGCCATCGccacggggggaaaaatcatCCCCAGATTTGAAGACATACATGAGTCAAAATTAGGCAAGGCAGATTTGATCAGAGAAATCTCCCACGGTACTGTTAACAACCCCATGGTCTTTATCGAAGGATGCTCAAACACAAAAGCTATCACCATCCTGTTGAGGGGGGGCAACCAAATGATGATTGAAGAATGCGAAAGGAGTGTACATGATGCCTTGTGCTCCGTTCGCAACCTAATAAGGGATAATAGAATTCTCCCTGGGGGAGGGGCCAGCGAAATCTACGCTGCACTTGCCATCGAAAACGTGGCCGACAAATGCAAAGGCATAGAACAGTATGCCATTCGAGCCTTTGGAAACGCCCTGCTGTCCATCCCAATCAACCTCTGCAATAACATGGGGCTCAACAGCATCGACATCATCtcagaaataaaaacgaagaTCCTtcaggagaagaagaaaaacctcGGCATCGACAGCCTCAACTACAAGGTCGACGACATGATCGAGAAGGGCATCTTCGAAACGTTCAACTCCAAGTACAACCAGTTCTCCCTCGCCACGCAGGTCGTCAAGATGATACTCAAAATCGACGACGTCATCGCGCCGAACGACTTCAACTAG
- a CDS encoding hypothetical protein, conserved (encoded by transcript PVX_095225A), producing the protein MAKRLTFVWFSSVWFAFVCLTLCVVFQSCSGEVIAGGKNEISLKREQNEEVHQRGDRKIRKYNFDSLRKKLHVESKEQGKEEMGTQSSDQQGDSQIGGGTGVSPEEEYAKCIGMIEQEFKGEADAKVREQLESLCLKKREQDEAAKGAEAAKAAKAVKAANEENAQLKTDSLSAANRDGKRSIISQLGLSTKVDVPLEVLKESLSEVKNCVRDYTQRCPLNWKVSETDETVCVAPESYIGPCEKEVKNNLQEDEKMQMERKCSLFWKCDYKCVQNFEGSVCPIDWLMEEEQQQGGFCKSPESYTGKCIGKIKFSNMTSKEKAIYSNLCEVRWPCKKKCVHDYSVLCPSGWVEGADGYCLATSSYSGNCEKRIYLKHLDEAMKQTYEHKCQFNYPCVKSCEKDYHAVCPQLWLPVSEKECTPSESYNGRCRHNYIFKGNLMEEEKKNFERMCHVSYPCVRDCKRDYSFSCPIGWKETLSFCLAPTSYRYTCEKMMRKNMTEREKIQVSAKCLVFWPCSNYEVVLKNLLHGSISPADYLSVLNGPVDGASGAVVRMSG; encoded by the coding sequence ATGGCGAAACGGCTCACATTTGTTTGGTTTTCCTCTGTCTGGTTCGCCTTTGTTTGTCTCACCCTCTGCGTTGTCTTCCAGAGTTGCTCTGGTGAGGTAATCGCGGGAggcaaaaacgaaatttcgctcaaaagggaacaaaatgaggaggtTCACCAACGCGGGGACAGAAAAATACGAAAGTACAACTTCGACTCTTTGAGAAAGAAGCTGCACGTGGAAAGCAAAGAGCaggggaaggaggaaatgGGAACCCAGTCAAGTGACCAACAGGGGGATAGTCAAATTGGGGGGGGGACAGGCGTCTCCCCAGAGGAGGAATACGCGAAGTGCATCGGCATGATCGAACAGGAGTTCAAAGGCGAGGCGGACGCAAAAGTTAGGGAGCAGCTGGAAAGCCTGTGCTTGAAGAAGCGGGAGCAGGACGAGgcggcaaaaggggcagaagcggcaaaagcggcaaaagcgGTGAAAGCGGCCAATGAGGAAAACGCCCAACTGAAGACGGACTCGCTCAGCGCCGCAAACCGGGACGGCAAGAGAAGCATCATCTCCCAGCTGGGGCTCTCCACCAAAGTGGACGTGCCACTCGAAGTGTTGAAGGAGTCCCTGTCGGAGGTGAAAAACTGCGTGCGGGATTACACACAAAGGTGCCCATTAAACTGGAAGGTAAGCGAGACGGATGAAACGGTTTGCGTCGCCCCAGAGTCGTACATCGGTCCATGCGAAAAGGAAGTGAAGAACAATTTACAGGAGgatgaaaaaatgcaaatggaAAGGAAGTGTTCCCTATTTTGGAAGTGCGATTATAAGTGCGTCCAAAACTTTGAAGGCTCCGTGTGCCCCATTGATTGGCTtatggaggaggagcagcagcagggtGGTTTTTGCAAATCCCCGGAGAGCTACACAGGAAAATGcataggaaaaataaaattcagcAACATGACCAGTAAGGAGAAGGCCATTTACTCTAACCTGTGTGAGGTCAGATGgccatgtaaaaaaaaatgcgttcATGATTACTCCGTTTTGTGCCCATCTGGATGGGTCGAAGGGGCAGATGGGTACTGCCTCGCCACAAGTAGCTACTCTGGAAATTGCGAAAAGAGAATTTACCTAAAGCACCTCGATGAAGCAATGAAACAGACGTACGAACACAAGTGCCAATTCAATTATCCATGTGTTAAATCGTGCGAAAAGGACTACCATGCCGTTTGTCCCCAATTGTGGCTCCCCGTGAGCGAGAAGGAATGCACCCCCTCTGAGAGTTACAACGGTAGGTGCAGACACAACTACATTTTCAAAGGCAACCTtatggaggaggagaaaaaaaacttcgaAAGGATGTGCCATGTGTCCTACCCCTGTGTTAGGGACTGTAAAAGAGACTACTCCTTTAGCTGCCCTATCGGATGGAAAGAAACGCTGAGCTTTTGTTTGGCGCCCACGTCGTACCGATACACTTGTGAAAAGATGATGCGGAAAAATATGACCGAGCGGGAAAAGATCCAAGTCAGCGCCAAGTGCCTCGTCTTCTGGCCCTGCTCCAACTACGAGGTTGTCTTGAAGAACCTCCTGCACGGCAGCATCTCGCCGGCGGACTACTTGTCCGTGCTCAACGGGCCCGTGGACGGCGCCTCGGGGGCGGTTGTTCGGatgagcggttga
- a CDS encoding vesicle transport protein Sec22, putative (encoded by transcript PVX_095230A) — MCDVVLLCRVSDGMTLVETNSESKNIAHKIELKKLCKRLHSFPSLSTVTSNQFNYHFLIENGIAYIAVFPVTYPKKLAFLFLNDICKQFNEELMIQYGTHSIDYRSIIETIEKPYSFIKFDRKISKIKQEYKDPRSNIAIKKLNESLNEVSSIMRKNIDDILLRGENLEGPSTHRSAVAWQPPFVCASLQL; from the exons ATGTGCGATGTGGTACTGCTGTGTAGAGTCAGCGACGGCATGACTTTGGTCGAAACGAACAGCGAGTCCAAAAATATTGCGCACAAAATAgagttgaaaaaattatgtaagaGGCTGCACTCCTTCCCCAGCTTGTCCACCGTGACGTCCAACCAGTTCAACTACCA CTTCCTCATCGAAAATGGAATAGCCTACATCGCCGTTTTCCCCGTCACCTACCCGAAGAAATtagcctttttatttttaaacgaCATTTGCAAGCAGTTCAATGAAG AGCTGATGATCCAGTATGGGACCCACTCGATAGATTACAGGTCCATCATTGAGACGATCGAGAAGCCCTACTCCTTCATCAAATTCG AtagaaaaatttcaaaaatcAAACAGGAGTACAAGGACCCCCGCTCCAACATCGCCATTAAAAAGCTTAACGAAAGCCTGAACGAAGTCAGCAGCATAATGAGGAAGAACATAGACGATATCCTCCTGCGTGGGGAGAATCTGGAAGGTCCGTCTACTCACCGCAGCGCAGTTGCGTGGCAACCCCCGTTCGTTTGTGCCTCTTTGCAGTTGTAG
- a CDS encoding hypothetical protein, conserved (encoded by transcript PVX_095235A) produces the protein MKKKIDKTVTKKTISWDEVTINEQDKERGSRMKILEPNTPFNFILMDSASEDEASKFGDSKGQGEVQQNNIADDLIDKLNQLVEKQESKAVANIDFKEKRKKHYNEYKMLQKLRKSGTFDEIDEEYKLEEHDSGGEHPHLQELEE, from the exons atgaaaaagaaaatcgaCAAAACGGTTAC aaaaaaaaccataTCATGGGATGAAGTCACCATTAATGAACAAGACAAGGAAAGAGGCTCGAGGATGAAAATCCTGGAGCCGAACACGCcctttaatttcattttgatg GATAGCGCTTCGGAAGATGAAGCCTCCAAGTTCGGAGACTCAAAGGGACAAGGCGAAGTGCAG CAAAACAACATCGCGGACGACCTGATAGACAAGCTGAACCAGCTGGTGGAGAAGCAGGAGAGCAAAGCCGTCGCCAACATTGACTTTAAGGAGAAGCGCAAGAAGCACTACAACGAGTACAAGATGCTGCAGAAGTTGAG AAAGTCCGGAACGTTCGACGAAATCGACGAAGAGTATAAGCTTGAAGAACATGACTCGGGCGGGGAGCATCCGCACCTCCAGGAACTGGAAGAGTAG
- a CDS encoding hypothetical protein, conserved (encoded by transcript PVX_095240A) has protein sequence MANAELVDAGCFITQMNELLLIDPLYLNCAMTNYCNSYLSGKEELLPRERLNGIYFKNAKPGLWSSFAIRENSQAHLKKTAKQETETDAANRNDKNTYNNIRNEMVLSFVCFNNTNYMHQYLTVEEVDKLHWERMEPSEGHPGVGPTDKCSSTVDGDSKNEKVANFHNDRSELLPLENYFTNVLTIESGQAGLFCIDSIKNSADLLFQKHGMKNISSREQLDILFNQNMNDLYPWFDQICNLTMTSSVAVVDFMGMPIGCVCLSSSDCVVNYLCEVVRDEVTDEVWAIRVNFLAPLK, from the coding sequence ATGGCGAACGCCGAGTTGGTGGACGCGGGGTGCTTCATCACCCAGATGAACGAGTTGCTGCTAATAGACCCCCTCTACCTAAACTGCGCCATGACGAATTACTGCAACAGTTACCTAAGTGGAAAGGAGGAACTGCTGCCGAGGGAGAGGCTAAATGGgatttactttaaaaatgcaaagccGGGGCTATGGTCATCCTTTGCCATTCGAGAGAACAGCCAGGCGCATTTGAAGAAGACGGCCAAGCAAGAAACCGAAACGGACGCAGCAAATAGGAACGATAAGAACacgtataataatataagaaaCGAAATGGTCCTCTCATTCGTATGttttaataatacaaattatatGCACCAATATTTAACCGTGGAAGAGGTAGATAAGCTACACTGGGAACGGATGGAGCCAAGTGAGGGTCACCCAGGAGTGGGTCCAACAGACAAGTGTAGCAGCACTGTTGATGGGGATtccaaaaatgagaaagtgGCGAACTTTCATAACGATAGGAGTGAACTTCTCCCTctggaaaattattttacaaacgTTTTAACCATCGAAAGTGGGCAGGCTGGCCTGTTTTGCATTGACTCAATAAAGAACAGCGCTGACCTGCTGTTTCAAAAGCACGGGATGAAGAACATCAGCAGTAGGGAACAGCTggacattttatttaaccaAAATATGAACGATCTGTATCCTTGGTTTGATCAGATTTGCAATTTAACGATGACGTCTTCCGTCGCTGTGGTCGATTTTATGGGCATGCCCATTGGCTGTGTTTGCCTGTCCAGCTCGGACTGCGTTGTTAACTACTTGTGCGAGGTGGTACGCGACGAAGTCACCGACGAGGTGTGGGCCATTCGCGTTAACTTCCTGGCGCCCCTGAAGTGA
- a CDS encoding hypothetical protein, conserved (encoded by transcript PVX_095245A): MTLRERKEKLEIGTYQKEVHEELQAAYEQSKFAKYAQEQNFDTFIWDGKKNSGGCIVLVEENHVKHWRDEKTKSGVVHKGIDAVTSFKKFVGKEINLQGEDSDGGQTIGGVEKLKRLVVKGRSRSRKGCDGDNLWVFPSGQDGGEDILERIDQIRHAIAEVRSTIRRKIDMRDGKHDCPPDDVRDGKHGCPPDDVRDGKHGCPPDDVTELLLNFAQLRNHVDELTTSVGAPDPRLGGQGQLDGHLKRGDVTSGGEEQHEQGIKNSYVLLDCQLDERDEETAHHEGYISLRKRNLHTMLQQLQAKVEQYEWLLTEGCSHEKGGADKGQSAGHTLLSIAMFLNLCMSENMGKRILNYIYLQKIEMKKCRQYLANLKKGKSLDIFCSHVESLTKGVPREEDPATFVDKLFRINLTPQNEQVLALYKRLLHSELGVDLMLREVEAVNGAVERVCHKLEGGGDIRRDYAG; encoded by the coding sequence ATGACCCTCagggagaggaaggagaagctcgAAATTGGCACCTACCAAAAGGAAGTCCACGAAGAACTGCAAGCGGCATATGAACAGAGCAAATTTGCCAAGTACGCGCAGGAACAAAATTTCGATACCTTCATATgggatgggaaaaaaaacagtggAGGCTGCATCGTGCTGGTCGAGGAGAATCATGTGAAGCACTGGAGGGATGAGAAGACCAAGTCGGGAGTTGTGCACAAAGGGATAGACGCGGTTACGTCATTTAAGAAGTTTGTAGGGAAGGAGATTAACCTTCAAGGGGAAGACAGTGATGGGGGGCAAACCATtgggggggtggaaaaacTAAAACGGTTAGTGgtgaaggggagaagcaggagtAGGAAAGGATGTGATGGGGATAATCTTTGGGTATTTCCCTCTGGGCAGGATGGCGGAGAGGACATCCTCGAGAGAATCGACCAGATAAGGCACGCCATCGCAGAGGTAAGGAGCACCATTAGGAGGAAAATTGACATGCGGGATGGTAAACATGACTGCCCACCTGATGACGTGAGGGATGGGAAACATGGCTGCCCACCTGATGACGTGAGGGATGGGAAACATGGCTGCCCACCTGATGACGTGACAGAGCTGCTTTTAAACTTTGCTCAGCTGCGTAACCATGTTGATGAGCTAACAACCTCAGTAGGAGCACCCGACCCCCGTTTGGGAGGGCAGGGCCAGTTGGATGGACACCTAAAGAGGGGCGACGTTACctccgggggggaggagcaacACGAACAGGGAATAAAAAACAGTTACGTCCTTCTAGATTGCCAACTGGACGAAAGAGATGAAGAAACGGCGCACCATGAGGGGTATATCTCCCTTAGGAAGCGAAACCTACACACGATGCTGCAGCAGCTGCAAGCCAAAGTGGAGCAGTACGAATGGCTGCTAACAGAAGGGTGTTCCCATGAAAAGGGAGGTGCAGACAAAGGGCAAAGCGCTGGGCACACTCTACTATCCATTGCCATGTTCCTAAACCTATGTATGAGTGAAAATATGGGGAAGCggattttaaattatatttatttacaaaagatagaaatgaagaaatgtAGGCAGTACTtggcaaatttgaaaaaggggaagtcgcttgacattttttgttcccatGTTGAGTCTCTCACCAAGGGGGTCCCTCGCGAAGAAGACCCCGCCACGTTTGTGGATAAGCTCTTTCGCATAAATCTGACGCCACAAAACGAGCAGGTGTTGGCGCTGTACAAGCGGCTGCTGCACAGCGAGCTGGGCGTCGACTTGATGTTGCGCGAGGTGGAGGCGGTGAATGGTGCAGTTGAGAGGGTATGTCATAAATtggaggggggaggcgaTATTAGGAGGGATTACGCGGGGTGA